A single genomic interval of Haloterrigena salifodinae harbors:
- a CDS encoding phosphoadenosine phosphosulfate reductase family protein produces the protein MSENFPDYVDVDYEDGDGEDPEDYPQIQDKIEKAIEVTREGLEAYENPAVMWTGGKDSTLTLYFIKEVADRFDLEVPPAVFIDHYQHFDEIHDFVDHWADEWDLEVIYARNEDVGEYVDEHGLEPGDDIEIDELSEHNQHHVENILEYEEDEFPFLLDTYVGNHLLKTVALNDALEEHDIDGVISGVRWDEQEARADETFFSPRHDPDIYPPHDRIQPILQFDEAAVWDAFWNFVVPDTVENFPEEGYVPEADDDLPEGVEQADIPISPKYFAGFRSLGSEVSTEKSDEDPAWLQDLEGTTERAGRAQDKEDLMERLRDLGYM, from the coding sequence ATGAGCGAGAACTTCCCCGACTACGTCGACGTCGACTACGAGGACGGCGACGGTGAGGATCCCGAGGACTATCCCCAGATTCAGGACAAGATCGAGAAGGCCATCGAGGTCACTCGCGAGGGTCTCGAGGCGTACGAGAACCCGGCCGTGATGTGGACCGGCGGCAAGGACTCCACGCTCACGCTGTACTTCATCAAAGAGGTCGCCGACCGCTTCGACCTCGAGGTACCGCCGGCGGTCTTCATCGACCACTACCAGCACTTCGACGAGATCCACGACTTCGTCGACCACTGGGCCGACGAGTGGGACCTCGAAGTCATCTACGCGCGCAACGAGGACGTCGGCGAGTACGTCGACGAGCACGGCCTCGAGCCGGGCGACGACATCGAGATCGACGAACTCTCCGAGCACAACCAGCACCACGTCGAGAACATCCTCGAGTACGAGGAAGACGAGTTCCCGTTCCTGCTCGACACCTACGTCGGCAACCACCTGCTGAAGACGGTCGCGCTTAACGACGCGCTCGAAGAACACGACATCGACGGCGTTATCTCCGGCGTCCGCTGGGACGAGCAGGAGGCCCGCGCCGACGAGACGTTCTTCTCGCCGCGTCACGACCCCGACATCTACCCGCCCCACGACCGCATCCAGCCCATCCTGCAGTTCGACGAGGCCGCCGTCTGGGACGCCTTCTGGAACTTCGTGGTGCCGGACACGGTCGAGAACTTCCCCGAGGAGGGCTACGTCCCCGAGGCCGACGACGACCTCCCCGAGGGCGTCGAACAGGCGGACATCCCGATCTCGCCGAAGTACTTCGCCGGCTTCCGCTCGCTGGGTAGCGAGGTCAGCACCGAGAAGAGCGACGAGGACCCCGCGTGGCTGCAGGACCTCGAGGGAACGACCGAGCGCGCGGGCCGCGCCCAGGACAAGGAGGACCTGATGGAGCGTCTGCGCGACCTCGGCTACATGTAG
- a CDS encoding DUF7333 family protein: MEFDLPTTAAAFIAVIAIGVVGLIAAPMMTMDTVLMRVAPSMIVFGLIMLGIGIKYGEHRVTGR; the protein is encoded by the coding sequence ATGGAATTCGACCTTCCCACGACCGCGGCTGCGTTTATCGCCGTCATCGCGATCGGCGTCGTCGGCCTGATTGCCGCACCGATGATGACCATGGACACCGTGTTGATGAGGGTCGCGCCGTCGATGATCGTGTTCGGGCTGATCATGCTCGGTATCGGGATTAAATACGGCGAGCATCGTGTTACAGGCCGATAA
- a CDS encoding TatD family hydrolase, which translates to MLDDETPVLDNHLHLDPDNHRGIDAVRDFARLGGTHLLVVNKPSWHLGVEAETGEDFRAVFERTIEIVDEASSELDGRAWPVLGVHPGLITRLVDDRGFSPDDARDLMQAGIDVAAEYVESGEALALKSGRPHYEVDDDVWAASNAVMRRAFERGAELDCAVQLHAEASEDMTEVADWAEEAGLPAHKVVKHYASGRLEGPIPSVMSEKDRLETAAERGEPFLMETDYIDDPDRPGAVLGPKTVPRRVRWLLEDGHEDAVRIAHVETPERVYGIDTEGTLERA; encoded by the coding sequence ATGCTCGACGACGAGACGCCGGTCCTCGACAACCACCTCCACCTCGATCCGGACAACCACCGCGGCATCGACGCTGTCCGCGACTTCGCTCGCCTCGGTGGCACCCACCTGCTGGTCGTAAACAAACCCTCCTGGCACCTCGGCGTCGAGGCCGAGACCGGCGAGGACTTCCGTGCGGTCTTCGAGCGGACGATCGAGATCGTCGACGAGGCCTCGAGCGAACTCGACGGGCGGGCCTGGCCCGTCCTGGGGGTCCACCCCGGACTGATCACGCGGCTCGTCGACGACCGCGGCTTCAGTCCTGACGACGCGCGGGACCTGATGCAGGCGGGGATCGACGTCGCCGCGGAGTACGTCGAGTCCGGCGAGGCGCTGGCGCTGAAGTCTGGTCGCCCCCACTACGAGGTCGACGACGACGTGTGGGCGGCCTCGAACGCGGTCATGCGCCGGGCCTTCGAGCGCGGCGCCGAACTGGACTGCGCCGTCCAGTTACACGCCGAAGCCAGCGAGGACATGACCGAGGTGGCCGACTGGGCCGAGGAAGCCGGCCTCCCGGCGCACAAGGTAGTCAAACACTACGCGAGCGGTCGCCTCGAGGGCCCGATCCCGAGCGTGATGAGCGAGAAGGATCGCCTCGAGACCGCCGCCGAGCGCGGCGAGCCGTTCCTGATGGAGACCGACTACATCGATGATCCGGACCGCCCCGGCGCCGTCCTCGGCCCGAAGACGGTGCCCCGGCGAGTCCGCTGGCTGCTCGAGGACGGCCACGAGGATGCGGTCCGTATCGCCCACGTCGAGACGCCGGAACGCGTGTACGGAATTGACACGGAAGGGACACTCGAGCGGGCCTAA
- a CDS encoding DUF2150 family protein, which produces MSNPPTEFYSEERWQNWIGRIKDEDIDPEDEDSARLLLNLQDDTAIAIAKIVAAYDDGELGEEEALEEINDVREIVLGEVDIEDEEKLILVDGVQTSLVCVFFAAEEYIAGGPAEEGSVGDYLGAAADAEAEEDLDAALGYAAQAGTLIIDGEELDMSVAEDLEYGLVTEWINGLDSLQSAMSDPEVVEEDEE; this is translated from the coding sequence ATGAGCAATCCCCCGACCGAGTTCTACTCGGAGGAACGCTGGCAGAACTGGATCGGCCGCATCAAGGACGAAGACATCGATCCGGAGGACGAAGACTCGGCCCGGCTCCTGTTGAACCTGCAGGACGACACGGCGATCGCGATCGCCAAGATCGTCGCCGCCTACGACGACGGGGAACTCGGCGAGGAGGAAGCGCTCGAGGAGATCAACGACGTACGCGAGATCGTTCTCGGCGAGGTCGACATCGAGGACGAGGAGAAACTGATCCTCGTCGACGGCGTCCAGACGAGCCTCGTCTGCGTCTTCTTCGCCGCCGAGGAGTACATCGCGGGCGGCCCCGCCGAAGAGGGCAGCGTCGGCGACTACCTCGGCGCCGCGGCCGACGCCGAGGCCGAGGAGGATCTCGACGCCGCGCTCGGCTACGCCGCACAAGCGGGTACGCTCATCATCGACGGCGAGGAACTTGACATGTCCGTCGCCGAGGACCTCGAGTACGGTCTCGTCACGGAGTGGATCAACGGGCTCGACAGCCTCCAGAGCGCGATGAGCGATCCCGAAGTCGTCGAGGAAGACGAGGAGTAA